A genomic stretch from Flavobacterium nitratireducens includes:
- the dnaK gene encoding molecular chaperone DnaK, translating into MGKIIGIDLGTTNSCVSVMEGSEAVVIPNAEGKRTTPSIIAFVEGGEIKVGDPAKRQAVTNPTKTIASIKRFMGHTFAETEEEAKRVPYSVVKGDNNTPRVDIDGRLYTAQELSAMTLQKMKKTAEDYLGQTVTEAVITVPAYFNDAQRQATKEAGEIAGLKVMRIINEPTAAALAYGLDKKGKDQKIAVYDLGGGTFDISVLELGDGVFEVLSTNGDTHLGGDDFDQVIIDWLADEFKAEEGIDLRLDPMSLQRIKEAAEKAKIELSASAETEINLPYVTATASGPKHLVKKLSRSKFEQLADSLVKRSMEPVAKALKDAGLSVSDIDEVILVGGSTRIPRIVEEVEKFFGKKASKGVNPDEVVAIGAAIQGGVLSGDVKDVLLLDVTPLSLGIETMGGVMTVLIEANTTIPTKKSQVFSTAADSQPSVEIHVLQGARAMAADNKTIGRFHLDGIPPAPRGVPQIEVSFDIDANGIIKVSATDKGTGKSHDIRIEASSGLTAEEIEQMKKDAEANADADRQAKERAEKLNEADSTIFQTESQLKELGDKISDENKTAIEYALTELRMAHQSQDLAAIQKGLDNVNAAWKKATEAMYAQGEQGQAAAEPQAEGDNVQDVDYEEVK; encoded by the coding sequence ATGGGTAAAATAATCGGAATTGATTTAGGTACGACCAACTCTTGTGTTTCTGTAATGGAAGGTAGTGAGGCAGTTGTTATTCCTAACGCAGAAGGAAAAAGAACTACACCATCTATCATCGCTTTTGTTGAAGGTGGAGAAATTAAAGTGGGAGATCCTGCAAAAAGACAAGCGGTAACTAATCCAACTAAGACTATTGCTTCTATCAAACGTTTTATGGGACATACTTTTGCTGAAACTGAAGAAGAAGCAAAAAGAGTTCCTTACAGTGTAGTAAAAGGGGACAACAATACGCCACGTGTGGATATTGACGGTCGTTTATACACAGCTCAAGAATTGTCTGCAATGACACTTCAAAAAATGAAAAAAACTGCTGAAGACTATTTAGGTCAAACAGTTACTGAGGCAGTTATTACTGTTCCTGCTTACTTTAACGATGCACAACGTCAAGCTACTAAAGAAGCTGGTGAAATCGCTGGTTTAAAAGTAATGCGTATCATCAATGAGCCTACTGCTGCTGCTTTGGCTTACGGATTAGATAAAAAAGGAAAAGATCAAAAAATTGCTGTTTACGATTTAGGTGGAGGAACTTTTGATATCTCTGTATTAGAATTAGGAGACGGAGTTTTCGAAGTATTATCTACAAATGGAGATACTCACTTAGGAGGAGATGACTTTGACCAAGTAATTATTGACTGGTTAGCTGACGAATTCAAAGCTGAAGAAGGAATTGATTTACGTCTTGACCCAATGTCATTACAACGTATCAAAGAAGCTGCTGAAAAAGCTAAGATTGAATTATCTGCTTCTGCTGAAACTGAAATCAACTTACCATACGTAACTGCTACAGCTTCAGGACCTAAACACTTAGTGAAAAAATTATCTCGTTCTAAATTCGAGCAATTAGCTGATTCTTTAGTAAAACGTTCTATGGAGCCAGTTGCTAAAGCGTTGAAAGATGCTGGTTTATCAGTTTCTGATATCGACGAAGTAATCTTGGTAGGAGGTTCTACTCGTATCCCAAGAATTGTTGAAGAAGTAGAGAAATTCTTTGGTAAAAAAGCGTCTAAAGGAGTTAACCCTGATGAGGTTGTAGCTATTGGTGCTGCTATCCAAGGTGGTGTACTTTCTGGAGATGTTAAAGATGTATTGTTACTTGACGTTACTCCATTATCTTTAGGTATCGAAACTATGGGTGGTGTTATGACAGTTCTTATCGAGGCTAACACAACTATCCCAACTAAAAAATCTCAAGTATTCTCTACTGCTGCTGATTCTCAACCATCTGTTGAAATTCACGTATTACAAGGAGCTAGAGCAATGGCAGCTGATAACAAAACAATTGGTCGTTTCCACTTAGATGGTATTCCGCCAGCACCAAGAGGAGTTCCTCAAATCGAAGTTTCTTTCGATATTGACGCTAATGGTATCATCAAAGTTTCTGCTACAGATAAAGGAACTGGAAAATCTCACGATATCCGTATCGAAGCTTCTTCTGGTTTAACTGCTGAAGAAATCGAACAAATGAAAAAAGATGCTGAAGCTAACGCTGACGCTGACAGACAAGCTAAAGAAAGAGCTGAAAAATTAAACGAAGCTGACAGCACTATCTTCCAAACTGAATCTCAATTGAAAGAGTTAGGAGATAAAATTTCAGACGAGAACAAAACAGCTATTGAATACGCTTTAACTGAATTAAGAATGGCTCACCAATCTCAAGATTTAGCTGCTATTCAAAAAGGTTTAGATAACGTAAACGCTGCTTGGAAAAAAGCAACTGAAGCTATGTACGCTCAAGGAGAGCAAGGTCAAGCTGCTGCTGAACCACAAGCTGAAGGTGATAACGTTCAAGACGTAGATTACGAAGAAGTAAAATAA